ACTAATGAGTCTTCTTATTCTTACGTATCATCGGCGACAAAATATCTTCCTCGCTGTCGGACTCCATTTTGAATGGCGTTACGGTGGTAACACCGTCAGTTCCGTCTCTTGACACGAAAGCGGTCGTATTGAAATCGGAATCCTTCGGCTGTTTCATTGTTTGGAGCAGATCTAGTTTGTCACCTTCCCACATGATGGCACCATCGACGGAGTCCTTCTCTTCATTGCCGTTAGGGACCGCCAGTGGTTCGAGGTCATCTACCGAATCGTGTTTTGCTTTCTCAACAGATGGCGCTTCGATCCCGTTTTCGTCATTATGCGGATGTTCCAATGTGTCGACAGGTCTGTTTCGCCTACCGAGCCGGCGTGACGGTCTTTCGTCGTGCTTTGCCCAGAATCCACCATCATCTAGCGAGTCCCTCTTCGATGCTTGTCTATCTCTTGCCATGAAATTATTCAGTGAGTCGTTCTGCTGATCATCATGTGGAGGCGACACTGTATGTCGGGCCGCCATGTTGTTGTTTGCATCACCGTTGACCTCTTTGTGTTGCGTTCTTGTTGCATCGAATCGTGAAGGAGGGATTAACGGATTAGTGGGAGTATTCTCATTGCCTTTCTCTTCTGATTCATCGCCACCAAGTAGATGGGTGATGTCGCTGTTCCCGAAGAAGTCATCCAAAGAGTCGTTATCCAAATTTTCCCCAGGAGGTGCAAAGTCAGGTTTACCGATTCCTTCTGGTGATGATCTTTGTCTATCTTTGAGTAAGATGGATTCCTCTTTCCTGGTCGAAAAATCAACATGGTCACTCCTCATTTTGATGGTACGGTCGGAGTCAGTAGCACTGGGGCTTCCGTTCGccaaatctgtgtcaacatttgGCCTGGTAACGCCAGCGACAAAAGCGCCATCTCTCGTCCCCACCTCGGCAGTCACTGGAACTACATCAGGAACAACCTCAATCTTTTCATTCTCTGGAATCTTCGAGGTATTTGACAAAATGAGATCCTTTTTTTCATTGTCACCAACAATGAGTATGTCGACTTTTTTATCCAGCCTTGTTGTCCTCATCGGCTTTTTCGCATTTCCTTCGAAAGGTGGCTTTCCGATATCTTCATCAAACATATCAACAGATCTGTGAACTTGTGGAACACTTTCTACAGTCAATACGTCTTCTACCTCGTCTTTTGTGGCATTTCGTCCAATAGGTGGCGTCCTGATACCTTCATCAAACATATTAACAGATCTGTGAACTTGTGGAACACTTTCTACAGTTAATACGTCTTCTCCCACGTCTTTGTTGGCTTCCTTTTCTTTTACTACAGTAGATGTCCCACCAATCTCATCTCGTTTTAAATCTAAGATATCGACAGAGTTTTCAACTTGTGGTACCGTCTCGATCTGTAGTACCTCATCCACCACGCCAGTAGATGTTGTCTCGGGTACGTCCTTCTTACCTCGGATTTCTTCATCCTTCGCAGCAGATTTCAGGTCTAGAATTCCAACTGATCTTTTGGCAACTGGTAGAGACGATTCCACCTTCGGTTCCTCACGAAAATCCATCACGTCATCCACATAACCACTTTCCAAGGTAGCACTGGTAGCCATTTTGATCTCTGGTTCTGGTTCCTGATTCGTCACGACGCTAGCAGAGGGCAGCAGGTCTGAAATAGGGCTGGTTTCATGCACTTGAGCATTTGCCTGTATCACACTTACGGAGGCTCCACTCTCGGCCAAAGGAGCTTCTTGAGCCTGGAGCACCTCTTCTCCAGTAACAGTTTCAAAGTCGTCACTGGCAGCTATTCCAAGGTCACTTGGTTTCTCTTCTAGCTTCTTTGGTGAACCTATTGAGGGCGCCACAGTGACAATGTCATCATCGGCAGCAGTGTCCCAAATTCCATGCTTCTGTACAATTGCCACTTTGCCTGCTTCTACTCTCCCGTGTGTATTGAGCTCTTCCCTCGATGCAAGTTCTGGGTCAGCCATACCCAAGAAACGGTCCTCCACAGGGGAGGACTCGACCTGCATAACGTCTTCCCTGTTGGTTTGCAATTCGTTCCGTAGATTCTCGGACTGTTCCGAGGTTTCTATTTCTAGTTGTGAATCAAGAACGCCAGGGGTCGCTTCGACAACACCAGCTGTTTCTATGGTAACGACTTCATCTATTGCACTTTCTTCCATCTTTGCATCAACTGGAGATCTTTCGATAGGTTCTggactggtgctgccatctacttgACGAGGGGCGGATCTCGCATTAATTGGTGACAACATACCAAATCTGAAATTGAAGTATAATGCTGCCATGCTAAGTATGAAAAGCAAAGTGCGTCCATCATTGAGTCAGAGAAGATAAAAAACGTAGGGTAGCCTTGTCAGGGTAGAAGTCAGATGTAGAAGTTTGATGTGGGTGGTCTAATACAAGAGTTGGCTTTGCATTTGGTCAGCATCGTTCATTGAGCACAACCTTCGGAGCCAAACTGGCTGCATCTGGCACTAAATACTTTCAACACAGAAGAAGTTCATTGCCATAATGAGAAAAACCTTCATCAACTGCTAAACGATTATCCATAGGACCCTCGCTTCTACATGAACTTTCATTCTTTTAATCTGCTCTTCATCTTagtcccacctctccgagttaCGGCCAACAACCTCTCCTAGCAAATCCTGCCTCAACCTAGAGACAACATTGAACGGGACCTTTGTATGGACCACATATCCAACTTACAGCTTCTTCACTGGACGTGGctatgccggtgtaaaagtaaaaagtgtcccccctagaaaaagtgtctgggcctattgtattctgacagattatggcatatggttctatataggcaatgaccgtcaatagctcagcgcataatagaatcctttgttcccggacattttatcctaggacattttaaacttctacaccgggacaCCCAAGAAGCCGTATTCAAGCTTTCGGTTTCAGCGTTTCATAGCCTCATCACAGTGAGAAAAATGAATGAGATGGATCAACAATTCATACAAGAGTCATGTGTAGAGTGGCCTACAGTCTGAGACTCGATATGCTCGGAGAGGTTGTTGCCCTTGACTCGGAAGGATGGAGGATATATTCGGAGTTGTAGCTGATTTGACAGGGTGACTTGGCAGCATTTGTTTTTTCAGCTTCGAGACGTCAAAGTCTGCAGAATAGTGTGGAGCCCACGAGATAGGTGTCTCCCTTTTTGAAAGGAAGTGCTATGGAGAGGTCAAAAGATCAACTTACCCCTCATCCTCATCTTCGTCTCCtttcttctttttgttcttcttctttttcttctccttcttcgtCTTTTTGTTCTTCTTCCCCTTCTCATCCTCACGATTTAGTTCAGCTTCCAAAGCAACAGGTGCTGCCTCAATTGCCGATACCTCCATGGCAACAAGCTCATCTTCGCCTTCCACCATTCTGGATTCTTGGCTTACATTTGTATGACGACTCAATGCAGATTTCCTCTTCTTGTCATCTTCTGAGTCTAAGTCTTCCTCGtcttccttcttctttttcgaTTTTTCGTCTTCAGAGTATTCATCTACCTCCTCCCTTttggatttcttcttcttcttcttctttttctcatttttatccTTGTCTTTCTCAGACTTCTTCTTTCCCTTCTTCTCATCAAGTACAAAAGGAACCGCCTCGATGGCAGAAGCTGTTTCCATGACGACGAGTTCGTCTCCATCGTCAACCATTTGGGATTCTTGTTTGACCTCTGTATGAAGATCAAGGTCACGCTTGTCATGTTCATAGTTCGCCTGAAAAACCATAGGTGCCGCTTCAGTCTCTTTGATGATGTTTTGCGTGATCTCCTCACTTACTGGCGAAGACTCTATTGCTTCTGTTTGTTCTGCTGTTATCACATCTTGATCGTCAAAACTTTCTGACTCCGTAACTTTAATTTCAGGTACACCTGCAGAGGGCTCTGTCATCGCAAAAACTTTCGGAGCGGATTCAACCTGAGATGTTCTTTGCACTGTAATAACTTCCTCCTCCTCGAATCCATCTACGTCGTCTAGTTCAAGCTCACCATGTCCGCTAGGTGTCGTCTCGATCATTGCACTTTGCTCTGGCATCACAGGGGCTTCCACTTCCACATTTTTCTGAAACTTCACACGAGGTGTTACTACTGGCTTTATTCTCCGTCTTGTCGTAACTGGCATGacgatatcatcatcatcactggtGAAATCTTGCTTGGCGGGTTCGTTCCACGAATTCACAAAAGAGGGCGGTGGGTGTTCTACAGGTGCACTCTGAGTCCTCTGGACAGTGTCCATGGCAATGTAATCCTCCTCATTGTCGTAAGATGGCGCTGGTGCATATTCTACTTTTTGACCCTGAGACTTCGTGATCACTTCCTCGTCACTGTCAACATGCACTGACTCTTCAACAAA
Above is a genomic segment from Lineus longissimus chromosome 14, tnLinLong1.2, whole genome shotgun sequence containing:
- the LOC135498565 gene encoding uncharacterized protein LOC135498565, whose translation is MCFGDYTKKRNDRMEKGLDAVYGKDDNPIRKLKKKLRCIQTCGIVWLFLAIILIAIGGALLYFHVGYLKITGDWRIYVAYSAIAAIALGGLLLIIGIIVLICFCHLVKKQQRKLSGQPKKQKKGASLDKQYPVGSYPTQKDFGGKDQSKSPGHLPPIDPDEMKKGKDGKKKKKKKKKQVDPEQGYQVNADTEAMIRPDHHGGVHSGRMDLLNEGIEEAIEPERSHVAHSVPGGSGIYEEPDVVVQTHRGEVHAEPCGLETDVAADGMSYAQKEAAAHAARQRHVEFQAKQREHDAYKRQNALEQEWQDYETGKDGRYSNQGRPIIPPLKSARGPELSNGYAGTQDLVEDQVYAEVDRGVHAAAPGMESVATASKQRRSPPHYGKHSRVSPAPDQPMAMHVGPTKSTHHTSQDVQGADIPTQPIIQHQPQYLPFGFQPMMQGQMPGQPETPYKLFMVAPANTGQPMMMPYPYYMQPMPQAMPMVQPMMAPMYDPLFMQRQGMTVQPPTYQQMQPATQQTHSTFGRLESDEAVVPSVQDTVHSAPTIQLHSAPPPADCKKQTDKQYKELDEDALHALEEFQRIHDSADKKQGRMSSASSVSEEALEETKENVVESAIDMDEMLQKLEEMDKPEPQKQTTIDMSEFEKLVASSQSQDESVAPGVLGDSSDVEEVIGETREVQIESAIDIDDMLQKLDELDAQKGHKVDYEVGSGDEKKKDKKNKKVSDEEDEDGYSEGGNKKKKKKKSKKEDEDSGDEKAKKKKKKKKKKEKGSEDEGEFESEDESDSTKKKKSKKDKDGKKKKKDRKGHQEEVIAAATVGVVESGVDMDAFLGSDKNSGVSGEEHLGIHLHGKPDASERAMVAKLELLEKRVHFVEESVHVDSDEEVITKSQGQKVEYAPAPSYDNEEDYIAMDTVQRTQSAPVEHPPPSFVNSWNEPAKQDFTSDDDDIVMPVTTRRRIKPVVTPRVKFQKNVEVEAPVMPEQSAMIETTPSGHGELELDDVDGFEEEEVITVQRTSQVESAPKVFAMTEPSAGVPEIKVTESESFDDQDVITAEQTEAIESSPVSEEITQNIIKETEAAPMVFQANYEHDKRDLDLHTEVKQESQMVDDGDELVVMETASAIEAVPFVLDEKKGKKKSEKDKDKNEKKKKKKKKSKREEVDEYSEDEKSKKKKEDEEDLDSEDDKKRKSALSRHTNVSQESRMVEGEDELVAMEVSAIEAAPVALEAELNREDEKGKKNKKTKKEKKKKKNKKKKGDEDEDEGFGMLSPINARSAPRQVDGSTSPEPIERSPVDAKMEESAIDEVVTIETAGVVEATPGVLDSQLEIETSEQSENLRNELQTNREDVMQVESSPVEDRFLGMADPELASREELNTHGRVEAGKVAIVQKHGIWDTAADDDIVTVAPSIGSPKKLEEKPSDLGIAASDDFETVTGEEVLQAQEAPLAESGASVSVIQANAQVHETSPISDLLPSASVVTNQEPEPEIKMATSATLESGYVDDVMDFREEPKVESSLPVAKRSVGILDLKSAAKDEEIRGKKDVPETTSTGVVDEVLQIETVPQVENSVDILDLKRDEIGGTSTVVKEKEANKDVGEDVLTVESVPQVHRSVNMFDEGIRTPPIGRNATKDEVEDVLTVESVPQVHRSVDMFDEDIGKPPFEGNAKKPMRTTRLDKKVDILIVGDNEKKDLILSNTSKIPENEKIEVVPDVVPVTAEVGTRDGAFVAGVTRPNVDTDLANGSPSATDSDRTIKMRSDHVDFSTRKEESILLKDRQRSSPEGIGKPDFAPPGENLDNDSLDDFFGNSDITHLLGGDESEEKGNENTPTNPLIPPSRFDATRTQHKEVNGDANNNMAARHTVSPPHDDQQNDSLNNFMARDRQASKRDSLDDGGFWAKHDERPSRRLGRRNRPVDTLEHPHNDENGIEAPSVEKAKHDSVDDLEPLAVPNGNEEKDSVDGAIMWEGDKLDLLQTMKQPKDSDFNTTAFVSRDGTDGVTTVTPFKMESDSEEDILSPMIRKNKKTH